In Salvelinus namaycush isolate Seneca chromosome 15, SaNama_1.0, whole genome shotgun sequence, a genomic segment contains:
- the LOC120059938 gene encoding eukaryotic translation initiation factor 2 subunit 1-like, whose product MPSLSCRFYQHRFPEVEDVVMVNVRSIAEMGAYVSLLEYNNIEGMILLSELSRRRIRSINKLIRIGRNECVVVIRVDKEKGYIDLSKRRVSPEEAIKCEDKFTKSKTVYSILRHVAEVLEYTKDEQLESLFTRTAWVFDEKYKRPGYGAYDVFKQAVADPAVLDCLDLTEEEKAVLIDNINRRLTPQAVKIRADIEVACYGYEGIDAVKEALRAGLGCSTDAMPIKINLIAPPRYVMTTTTLERTEGLSVLNQAMAAIKEKIEEKRGVFNIQMEAKVVTDIDETELARQLEQLERENAEVDGDDEDGEMEAKAED is encoded by the exons ATGCCGTCGCTCAGCTGTAGATTCTACCAGCACAGGTTTCCAGAGGTGGAAGATGTGGTGATGGTCAACGTGCGCTCCATCGCAGAGATGGGAGCCTACGTAAGTCTACTGGAGTACAACAACATTGAAGGCATGATCCTCCTTAGCGAGTTGTCTCGCAGACGTATCCGCTCCATCAACAAACTCATCAGGATCGGACGCAACGAGTGTGTGGTCGTCATCCGAGTGGATAAGGAGAAAG gtTACATTGATCTGTCCAAGAGAAGAGTTTCACCCGAGGAGGCAATCAAGTGCGAAGACAAATTCACCAAATCTAAAACG GTGTACAGCATATTGAGGCACGTGGCTGAGGTTCTGGAGTACACCAAAGATGAGCAGCTGGAGAGCCTGTTCACGCGCACCGCCTGGGTGTTTGATGAGAAGTACAAGCGGCCTGGATACGGAGCCTATGATGTCTTCAAACAGGCTGTGGC GGACCCAGCCGTTTTAGATTGTCTGGACCTGACAGAGGAGGAAAAGGCTGTCCTCATTGACAACATCAACAGAAGACTGACCCCACAAGCTGTCAAAATCAGGGCAG ACATTGAGGTGGCCTGTTACGGGTATGAGGGGATTGATGCTGTCAAAGAAGCGTTGAGGGCAGGGCTGGGCTGCTCCACAGATGCCATGCCAATCAAG ATTAATCTGATAGCGCCGCCACGCTACGTCATGACCACCACCACACTGGAGCGCACAGAGGGTCTCTCTGTCCTCAACCAGGCCATGGCTGCCATCAAAGAGAAGATTGAGGAGAAGCGAGGAGTGTTTAACATCCAGATGGAG GCGAAGGTTGTGACCGACATAGATGAGACAGAGCTGGCCCGCCAGctggagcaactggagagagagaacgctGAGGTGGACGGAGATGacgaggatggagagatggaggccAAGGCAGAGGACTAA